From one Culex quinquefasciatus strain JHB chromosome 3, VPISU_Cqui_1.0_pri_paternal, whole genome shotgun sequence genomic stretch:
- the LOC119769531 gene encoding uncharacterized protein LOC119769531 — MEKIVRKTFRWWGICYGCDQQVRGKNDDGTERDSLVLWQSTVVTERNQFKNGQFGDFDEKCHGSLDISKRKVLGMETAIVPFSPTSEFCQNRLKIAPGIPHEQISSRFRGLRRPCISYRGGHLYESFPPSSLIKVGSGE; from the exons ATGGAAAAGATTGTCCGGAAGACATTCCGCTGGTGGGGTATTTGTTACGGGTGCGACCAGCAAGTACGCGGAAAGAACGACGATGGAACCGAGAGGGACAGCTTAGTTTTATGGCAAAGCACTGTTGTCACGGAACGGAACCAGTTCAAGAACGGACAGTTTggtgattttgatgaaaaatgtcACGGGTCTTTAGACATCAGCAAGCGAAAGGTGCTTGGAATGGAAA CCGCAATCGTGCCCTTCTCTCCTACATCCGAATTCTGCCAGAATAGACTGAAGATTGCCCCGGGAATTCCCCACGAACAAATTTCGAGCCGGTTCCGGGGACTACGGAGGCCGTGCATCAGCTATCGAGGTGGCCATCTTTATGAAAGCTTTCCCCCTTCCAGCCTGATTAAGGTTGGTAGCGGGgagtaa